In Neofelis nebulosa isolate mNeoNeb1 chromosome 7, mNeoNeb1.pri, whole genome shotgun sequence, the following proteins share a genomic window:
- the LOC131517784 gene encoding ras-related protein Rap-2c-like — translation MAGPGPRPAKGYRVVLLGSVAVGKTALATQFACGSFPEQCEPSVEELFSKVIEVNAAPALLEIVDTVGAEHLVTLKDLYIKNSDGFVVLYSVCSEASFEAVRPLRERMGRLRGPKAVPLVLVGTKADLDAERQVLTARGRALAREWRCPFLEVTAKSKLMVDQVFTQVVREVEALAPPEERAPALPTNAQDTWPSERFIG, via the coding sequence ATGGCAGGCCCGGGGCCGCGACCCGCCAAGGGCTACCGGGTGGTGCTGCTCGGGAGCGTGGCCGTGGGCAAGACGGCGCTGGCCACGCAGTTCGCCTGCGGCAGCTTCCCGGAGCAGTGCGAGCCGTCGGTGGAGGAGCTCTTCAGCAAGGTGATCGAGGTGAACGCGGCGCCCGCCCTGCTGGAGATCGTGGACACCGTGGGCGCCGAGCACCTGGTCACCCTCAAGGACCTGTACATCAAGAACAGCGACGGCTTCGTGGTGCTCTACAGCGTGTGCAGCGAGGCCTCGTTCGAGGCGGTGCGGCCGCTGCGGGAGCGCATGGGCCGGCTGCGGGGGCCCAAGGCCGTGCCGCTCGTGCTCGTGGGCACCAAGGCCGACCTGGACGCCGAGCGCCAGGTGCTGACGGCGCGGGGCCGCGCGCTGGCCCGCGAGTGGCGGTGCCCGTTCCTGGAGGTCACGGCCAAGAGCAAACTGATGGTGGACCAGGTGTTCACGCAGGTGGTGCGCGAGGTGGAGGCCCTGGCCCCGCCCGAGGAGCGGGCCCCGGCGCTCCCCACCAATGCCCAGGACACGTGGCCCTCGGAAAGATTCATTGGCTGA